ATCTTAAAGAGTTTTTTAAAGTGAGCTGGTTTGAACCCAAAAGAAGAGTTTTTTGGCCAAGTACCAAGGGGAAAGAGTACTCGAGTCTAGAACCAGTAGGAACAGAGCATGGGAGGAGGGTTAGAATCCAAGTTCATGAGCTCAGTCGTTGCCACACTTGATATTAACTACATCACCCAAATGGATAAGAAATGTGAATTTCTCACGTCTAGGCTAGAGAAGACATGTACAATGAAGTGGCTGCTAGAGTGAGGATTCCTAGAGATGGGACTAAAAACTTTCTTATAGGGATAGGGTTAGTTAAGACTCAGCCTAAATTCCTTACTTATGATTTAAAATCATGTTAAACATCATTATGAAACATTGACATCCCCACTATCCCAACTATGTTAACATCTTATAGTCTCACTAACCACGTGCTACCACCTGAAAAATCtatacaagaaagaaaaaaaaaagaatacaaaGAGCATGAGGGGACCAAACTATACGCATGCAAAGAATAAACAGCCTCCAAGTAGCTATCAAATCCCAGAGGCTTAAACGATTTCTATAAAAGTAAAATCGAACACTGGAAGTTAAAGAATCAAACCAAAGAAAATACAATCTATTAACAAGACCAATGTTAGCAAAACCATCAACTCATCTGTTACCCTCATGAATGATGTGAGAGactttaaaatacatatttttgcAGGTGTTAAGAGCTTTCTACTAGCAAGCTTCCAACCTCTATGACAAACCAAAGAGGAGTTACATTCAAGCCAGACAAATCTGTGATTGTTAGCTTTAGAAATCTCTATTGCAACAATGCAGCCATCAACTCAGCCTAAATAGAAAGCTTGATGCCCAGATAGGCAGTAAATCCTCCAATCCAACAAACTCTCCTCTACTGCCTTTGAAAACACCGCCATTTGCAGCATGACCCGGAATAGCCCCTGGAAGCACCGTCAACATTAACCTTTAACTAgctaaaatcatgcataaaCCAATCAACTTGTTTAATTCTATTACCTTTGGAATTTCAAATCTGAACATTGAAAAGCTTCAAAATGTAAATGCTGCTATATAATTATGCATAGATTTAGAAGATTTTTTACCTGCCATCTGAACATTCCATTCAACCAAATGAAGCACCGACTGAAAGTGGATAGGTTTTCTAAGTCTCATGATTTCTAACTTTCTAAATGATCCAAATAACAAAGGTGATTGTAGCAAGCCTAATTCACAAATGATAGGGCTAGCTCTTTCAGACATATTATCATTACTAACATAGGAGCAAGagaaattaggaaaaaaaaaatttaaccagGCCCCAAGATTCTGAGCAAAAATGCACTCGAAGAAAAGATGAATCAGACTTTCCTCATGAAGGTTGCATAAATACAACTGGAACATAAGCTAATGCCTCTTATCTAACAATGcttatcaaacaataaaaaattatgcaacaacttccaaataactaaagaTTTAGCTGATGGAATGATATTGGACTAGATAATATTCCACCAAGAATGGTAAAGAGAACTGGTGCCAATAAAGGCATGAGTTGTCTTCATATTAAGTAAACCAGACCTGTCCATCGTCCAAACAGGTTCATCAATCTTATCAATAATACATGCAGCATTGATGTTACCAATATCTCCAATATTGCTTAAAGAAATTGGAATGTATCAAGCAATGCCATTCCAAGCATCACAAACCTTACAGAAATCCTTGTTAATCTAAATTCTTATGTGCATACAAGCAAAAAGAATTATCCCTAGCTGTATACTCTTTTTACAGATCATATAATAATGATTGAAAAACCATGGGAAGGAATTAAACTGTAAGCCCGAGCGTTAAAGAAAGACTTTGGAAACAAAAACTTTCACTTAAGTAAGAGTAAGACAAAGTATATGCATCACAATTTTAGTAAGAGAATTGGAATTAAATATGGGAAAACATGTCACACCACaagcttttaaaattaaatatttggaaTTCATAATACAAAATTATGGAGAAATTAGGGAGGATGTTTGCTAGAAAATTGGGTATTATGATGTCCTTGATTTGCACATCAAGTAGTATGGAATGCCCAATGAAATTTTTAAGTGCTGGTTCAGCACCTTGACATGAGATGGGAGGGTTTTCAAGTTTTTGAGTATTCCTCAGTTATTATAGTTTGCCATTGATGTCTCAAAAGTTGTGAAGTGTTAGTCACCAAGGCATAAGCTCTACCATAGTATATTGGCTATTATGGATCCTATATATAGAGGATTAAATGTTTTCTGGATTATTTAACTGTTTTGTTTACCTTCAACAATAAGTTTTAAGGGAGGGTCCTCCCAGTAATTTTGTGCCTATCACTGTCACACCTTTGGTATAGGTGTGTTGACTAAAACAGAGAAAGTCATTGGGGTCATCTGTAATTGCAAAGTACCTAGCATGTAGACGACTTCAGCGAATAATAAGGCTTTCGTTTGTATTGATGTCATTCCCGGACCTTTTGCTTTCGTTTGTATTGATGTCATTCCCGGACCTTTTGCTTTCGTACAGTATATGTTCAATAAATGCTAAATGATTGATGATATCTTATCATCTCCAAGTCATATTTtccccttttttttctctctaattaaatttatattttttatttaaaactgtCATAGGATGTTGTAAAAACAACCAATtactaaacaattaaaatttcataaataatgttgaactataaaatttattgaatgatgGTTAGACAATATATATTCTGAAAAGTTAGGTATAAAACAGAATCATgtggttaaattttaaattcaactaGCTCTCTCTTAATATTGCCCATCTTGTCATAggacttttactttttcttgcTAGAAAATGAAGCTTCTCTGTCACGCAGTTTATAGGTCATACCACTTGCTCTTAGTAGTCAGTCATCCTTCTTTTACTGCCAATATACTGTCACATAAATCTACGGACAGAAACTTTTGGGGTGAGTCGGAAGACATGtaggattttttattttatttttgttcatttacATGTGAAGAGATTGCATCGACATCATATCTATTCAGCAGGGTTTTTGCCCATTAAAAGTAAcacttgaagaaaaaatatattagtctGTTCACTCTTTACACTTACCTTGTCTCGCCTGCAGCTCATATACCTCTTTATCTGTATCCCTTCCTTAATACAACAAGTAAGTCCAGGCCATTTGAGTATTTGAGGCTTACCAGTCTAGGAGTCATTGGTGCCTTGGTAAAGGTACTGCCGTACTACCTCCttgttgattttgttgttggatACGCTATATGGGAAGAATTTATACAACATTCATgctgaaaagaaaacaattgcAATCAGTAAAAGTATTGCCACAAAAAACCCTGCCATATAAAAGTATCAACTGCAATCACCTCAATTAATGCCTTCTCTGGAAACAGTATTAactaattattgattattgtaaATTTGTGACAAACAGCTAGACGTGTATATAGTTTAGTTGCCACAAATAGTTAGTTGCTTTAGTCTTATAATGGTCATGTCTATTTTCAGTTATTTCTGTTAACTTTCCTGTGAACACACAAACCCACTCGTTAGGATGTGTTTATCACTACTTTCTGAGAATAAAATATTCCAACTATTTTAAGGCCTTCGCAATATTGTTGATAATTTATCTCTTGTGAGATGAAAATATTGCTTTTTTTGGTTACCACATGTACATTTGTACTCTTTTGTCATGTATTTGATTTCCTTTCCGTTGATATTTCATCAGGTTGATGATACAGAAGTTAtaagttttcttctttcaacAGAGATTATTCCGCTGTGCTTGCGCAGTATGGAAATGGGCAGTGAATTATCAAAAACGGTTAAGTTTACTGATCTTGTTTTTAACCAGTGTGGTCTgccaaaatattttgtttggatgaattgaaattgacttctttttccttatttatttttctgagcTATTTGGTTGTGTGATGAACACGTGAGTCTGTGAGGTCTGTTCCAATACGTGCTACATAGGAAGTGAACTATAGGCCCTTTATTCTTGGTTGTCACGGGAAGGTTGATACTCTTTTTGACATATTTGATTGTATCAAAATGCATCCAGTATTTGCATGGGTTGAAATACCGTTCTTTATACTCGAGATTTTCACCCTTGTATTTACTTGATCGTGTTCGGTAAATGCTAAGTCACATGTTTGTTTTTGCCCTTATCTCGTGATCCTCTTCTACGCCTATCAAACAATTGTATATTGGAAAATTTGTGTATAATGAAATCTCCTTTACTACAGGTTGCAACCTTTATAGTCCAAAAAATTCTGCTGGACGAAATTGGTTTGAAATATATTTGCACTACAGCAGAACGCTTTTATGCAGTAGGTCGAGTTTTGGGAAACATGGTGGCAACTCTTGTTGAGCAACCGTCATGCCGTCTTTTGAAGCATATCATTCGTTGCTATCTTCGCCTGTCAGATAATCAGAGGTTTTAAATAATACTCCAGTTTTCTAAGTGCTCCTCCTGCCTTGCCCCTTTTCGTTCTCTTCCCAAGTTTCTAATAAAGCTTTGGTCATTTCAAAACAGTGCTTGCGAAGCTTTAAGAACCTGTCTCCCAGACATGTTAAGAGACGCTACATTCAGTAGTTGCCTTCGTGTAAGTGATAGTAGAAAAGTTTTACTTAATCAACATGATTAGAGTGATTTGATTTAGTAAATTGAAGATTAAAAGGatgatatttaaaaactaaagcTTGCTTTCTTCTTCAAATTTCTTAGATAGAGATTTCTCTCATCCTTATGAAGAGATTATGATTCATAGTTTTAGATGGGttgtattttatattggttttgTTTCATGTATGCAGGAGGACCCAACAGCAAGGCGGTGGCTACAGCAGTTGCTTCACAATATCGGAGTCAATCGAGTTCCTACACTTCAAGGTGGAGGAGGATTTGATCATATGATGGTGTCGTGAGAACAGAGACCTTGACTTGTTGCTTTACTATCATTCTGAAATTTTCTAACTTGCTGTGAGCGAACATTAAATGGCATTTTCAGATGAGCATGCACTAAGAATGGAAATTGATACGGAAGGATCTACCTTTTCCGCTTGATGTAAACAGGTCAGCATCTAATCTGACAATTACATGGGTAGATCACATGAGAGCAAGGACATGGacaaattaatcattaatttttcttgtatttttaataacataGTACGTACTAATTCTCtcattaaaattactttttgtttatcttataatattaatttaagagtttgaatatatataatgaatattcgatcaactataaattttaaaatcttaataaattcagtattatattcttttattaaatatttataaaattctttAACAAATTTCCTTAAGATAATATTTATACTAAAGCATTTAAAAGTTTTGGTTAAAAAATTAGAGTTCAAATCATAAAAATAGTTTAGATTTTggcaaattatttttcaatttcagtAACATTTTTCACTATTCAGTTCAACATTTCTTAATACTCTTTTCTTAGtgattctaaaatattttatcaattttctttttgtaaaattatttatttggtcACTATAGTTGAATAAATTTACCATTCAGATCCTACACAAGAAAACTTTATCTTTTAGTTTCTATGACTTTGAATAGTATGGACTGAAGAGAGACCAAAAGTGGTATCCACAAAAATTATGAAGGTATTTGCCAGAACTAAATATTCAGATTCATGATTCATTGCGAACGTCCAATTATAAAAAAGATGACCAAACTGAAATTCCAAACGAATTGCTAAGCATCAAACAGGCcgtttttaaatgattaaacaATAACATATTGCAATAGGAGATGACGCTAAACAATAACAGATTACAAAAGGAGATGACGCTGAGAAAATGCAATAGGAGATGGGAGTCACCcccaaaaaaattacaacacCGCTCCTCTCAGATTACACCTCAAATAAGGCCATAAGCATCATTGAAGCAGCAGAGTTTTGTGAATCCTTCACTCTAGATTTTTCACAACCAGATATTTGAAGAATCCGATCTTCTATAGTTATCTGCACAGAACAAATAAATCTTTTTTCATGAGAGGGACCCGAATCCTTTTCAATCCTGTAAACCATTGagaataaataactaaattagtAAAAGTTTCACACATAAAAGTTAATATTACCCTTTTAATAATCCATCTTAAAAAAATACCTGTATATTGGTTTAGACCATTTTTTACTCTCACAATATTCGTGTAGTCTATGTTTAGCTGCATCAACAGTTATCTTCCCATCTTCGTCAgtacaaaaatttaattgtatCTCACGGTTGGAAGATTTTATACTTGTGGGAGGAGTAACCAGTGATGTTAATGTATCCAAAGCAATCTTGGCAGCTTCAAGTTTGGCGAGATCCTTTTGGGCGGACGAAGCAGACGCTATAAACTTTCCATCAACAAAAACATTAGCTATACTAGCTGTTTTGGTTCGCACATGTTTAAACTCAACACGCTTCCCCCTTTTCTGGCATATTTCAAATAATGTCGACACTGGTTGAGGTTGTTGCTCCAAATCACCAGGTGTCACTATGGGCTCCAAAATTCTTCTAAAATACTGTCaaaatcataatcacaatccaCAAATAAGCTTTTCATCATCTTGAATTTTACAAAACATCTAAAATACTGCAATAGTTACTGATTTTAAATGCAActtgaaagaatttgaaatcACCATCCCTGCATTGCTGTCTTGAGCAAAAGGAAAATCTCATCCAAAAATAATTCTTTCTCAATTTTTCATCACCATGAATTGAttcaaaacagcaaaaataatGCAAAACCTCATCATATATAATCACCTTCGAAACCTCAGATTGCAATttcaaaactcaaaagaaaTTGCCATCATTCACTATCATCTAAGAAAAATCAATGCAAAGCCCCGATAGAACCTTAACACAAAGACCGCGAAACATAAAACCTTAGCAAAAGACCGTCAAACATAAAACCTTAATACGAACCTTCCATAGTTTCTCCAGGTCGCATCCCACGTCAACGTATATAGCTCCTGCGATCGACTCGACGATATCAGCGAGGATCTTAGGCGCCTTAACAGATCCACCGTGCGACACAACGGAAGGATTCTCCAGGGAAACTGCCTCCGCAAAACGCTCGACCTGGTCCATGAGGGGCTGAGCGTGGTGGCGGACGAAGACGTGGAGACCGTAGCGAACGGCAACGCGTGCCAGCTTCTCGGTACTGATGTTGGCGGCACGGAGGATAGACAGACGGCCAGGATCGAGCTTGGGGTAGGCGAGAAAGAGGTAGTTGCTGATTGCGAGACTGATAATGGGGTCTCCGATGAACTCAAGACGCTCGTAAGAAACACCTTCGGTGAAAGATGAATGAGTGAGAGCTTCCTCTAGAAGCTTCCCATTTTTGAATCTGTAGCATAAGATTCTCTCTACCTCTGCCACTGATGCTTCCATCTCTCTCTGATTTCTTTCAACCCTTTTTCACTTTTCAGGTGAACTCAGAATCTTATGCTTTCTCACTGCATGTGTCTCTCTCCGTTTAAACTCGGCCCTGTCAATCACTTTTATAACGGTATTAAAGGACATGCATGTTCCTTTTAAATAAAcgaatattataaaaaaaatattttacatatctTATAAAACATTTAGGAAGAGCAATTGAGGAGATCggaaaagaatttaaagataatttttttttgttgtttatttgagtaattTTGAAGGTAAGTATTCAGttgatttggaagtaaatttttttaatttgttacatcaattaaattctacactaattcttataaattttaaattcactctcacttactttcaaatccactcaaataaacaataataaaatttatttttaaattctctcAAATTCTCTCAATCGTTCTCTTCCAAATTCATAAAAATGAACAAAGTCTTAGTTCattaagatttaaaattatatttattgtattataaatttatttattttgcatgTTATGAAACCttttatttgattaagatttataaaaaatatattcttttgatacacctaaatttttatatttcatttgatacaatttttctctactttttactcttttctgtctttctttaaaaaaatataaaataatacactttttataatcactttttctctactttttattctcttatgtctttcttgaaaaatatgaaataatacgataatcattttatctttatattatgtgtaaaatgaatgtaaaaaaaaatgtaatctcttaaaaaaatagtttataaaatatattttggtaaGAATCCAAAActgtatataaacatatatataaaaataatggtaaACATGtacattaaattgaaataatagaaatataaatttaatgttattaaaataatattaatataacagtTCATATTATTAAAGTggtattaatataatatttaataaagtaCATATTTCATTGATATTATATGAtagttatataatatatgtattacaTTATCTTTTTTTCAAGATATTGATGAGGGTGTTCAGGAGTGCTGGGAGAtgcaataaatataatttattcaatttaaatcaaatacTTTCAAAGTCACAATAGGATAGACTGAGGATTGAAGATAATTCAACTCATTCAtcatatactattttttattttaatttattgttttttacatttataaaagataaaatttaagaaaatttacatatattaaatatttttactgtCCTatcttttttatcaaatatttcttagaataaatattttactaaaatggTGCAGAATCATATTACAAATAACAACAGTCACAcaataagttataaaaaaaattgttggtgCATagaaagattgaaaataaagttaaaaaaagaacACTATTACCACAATTATATTTAACTGAaactttttagaaaaaataaaaaattatataattgttgtaacaattaattttaactacctaaagatattataatattgataaacaAAGTAGATTATTCAacctataaaatataatattaattcagttattaaaagaataaccataataataaaatatatttaaagtaattatgaAAAACTATCGTAACAGAAGATACTTCACAATATTATcatcttctattataaatattttaacaggTCTCATTTGTTTATACAAgatgatttttataaaagaaacaaacatacaaagaaTATCAAAAAAAACAAAGACTGGTGTATAAAAGAGTTttcataaaacaaatataaagataTTATCATACATCACTCATTCATAAAAACAATCATATCACATATAAATACTCATATTAGACTCAATTATACATATGTATTAATTTCAGGCTCTGGTGTGTTATATACTTGTAGGGCATCTATTGCTCTACAAAGTCATGGTCAATGAGTTTCATCCTAACTCACACAAAATTAGTTCGTTAACATCTTTAGACAAGATAAAGCCCCTAGATCAAGACATCTTTCATCTCTCACCACATATTCCACCCTTTTTTACTTGAGATTGAATAGTTATTAGAACGACATGATAACTCTCATTACTAAATCCACATATCAATAAATACATTAAAGAAATGTCACTATAATCTTCCCACAAGATCCCTAAAATTACATCAAATACATACAATGCTCATattcatcatcatcacaatttcatacatcattATTCGCATGCAGATTTATCCATAAATCTATCAACCATTTTCACATAAACATCATAAACCAATTGTCATTTTAACATCACATGGTCCTAGTTTAAACATACCAAAAGAGTACCTATAAACTAGTATTAACTCTattaatttcattcaacaaGAACATCTACTTGTTTAACGAGTAATGCTAAAGACCCACTCGTCCAATGACTAGATACACCCAATGAAATTATCACTAGAACTCACAAACTTAATTTTCTCCAAAAGTCACCCAGCGAGAGTTGTCTTCCAACTACTACCATGTTAGTGAACTCTTTGACTTTGGCTTCATTCAACGAGTATATCCTCGCTCAACAACAACTAAGTTAGAAGCTCTCTGACTTTAGCTTCTCTCAACGAGTATATTCTTGTTCAACGAGTTACATAATTCTCCAAAACATAATTATGCATATTTATGTCATTTTAGCTCTATAAATTCGGTTCAACAACAATCACAAATGCCAAAACTTACTAAATTTCATATTATACAATCTTCACTAACTCAACAATTTCATGTGCAACACTAATAAGAGAACAATTTTACATTTCAACATACAATCAATTCAGGTAATTCAAGAACCTAACCACAATTCAACTAGTCACACTTATTATACAGataaatcattcaattaattCACCACACaatcataaaattatagaaatttcAAATATCTATAACTTAAAAATAGTGCAATTAAATTCTCTTACTTGATCTATAGCTCACAAGATCCTAATAAGTGAAACTCATTCCAAACTGCAGGATGTTATATCTATAAATAGAAACATCACATAAACGATAAGGACATTCAGTTATTATCACTGATAAGTAGAAATTCATATAAATGACTAAAAAGACGTGTGCAAGTAGAAGAAGACTCACATGTAACATATAAcagaaaaactaagaaaaatgaCTGAAACTCAACTTACACAATTAACTGATAGATACAAATTGAATAATTCGCAATAAGAATTTGATATATTCTTCTATGAGATGAACAAAGAGAAAGAACTCTCACATAACTCTATAAACGTGGTTTTTAAGGAAATTGTGttctaaaataatgaaaatcatttttaacaaaactatatttatattaaaataatcgaatctcattatttttaaatcattatcgtgtaatgtaatttttatgtttgcaagctttttaaagaatttattgaaaataaaaataatgtaaaattaaaaacattttattaactaaatcaaatataagaacaaataataaattgtcACCTTGTGGACCTCTCCTAAAAAAACCCtattaataaataactattaaatTCCAAACAATTCAGAAACAGAAACTTAATGCTGTGCAAAATCACATTTCCCAAAGAATACATTAATTGGGTAGAGAATTCCTCCCATATCTCTCTCTATATTGATTGACTTTTATTGAAGGTTCTTCGTCTCTTACCAAAGGCAAGAACTTTTTCTATTTCTGTTAGCCCACACTTTATGTTGTTACCTCGTGATACTAAAAATCTCATATAAGTATTGGGACATTTTAGGATATGAATTGGTTCAAATATCCAAAACAAATACCACTCCAACATATAAACTCATCAATACTACTGTAAAGAAACCTGATTTTTAGTCATGCtactataattaaaaatgaaacattaaataaatcaCTCATCTTGAATTTTTAAGAgttaattcataattttctcATGTATTTCAAATTTACAAAGTGTTTCatgtaaaagtaaataaattaaaaaaaataataagcaataaaaaaatgtagatGGGGATTTATACCAATTTGAATAAAGTTGATTTGTACACAGAATATTAATATACTCAACCTTATATATATTGCAATTATATTacacaaactaaaatataatatgaatcGGAACCGATTTAATAATTCTCAAAAGATATTATCCTTATATAACAACTTAATCCACATAATATGTTTTACATGATGtaaacaaaaatcacacaaaaaagttataaaaaaatatctttttattttgtgcaccaaaatattgaaattaaagcAAAGAATAGTAACAGTACCACATATATAGTCTTTATCCAAAACTTTCTAAAAagatataagtttttttaagtgtttcttcatactataaaagaattaaaatcatgaaacatttcatgagagaaaaattgaaatatatatttatcaaaatcattttaaaaataaaataatctaatatgTTTATAGATTTCTTTTATCagcaaaaacaaatataattaaatgagatAATTGAGTTATTCATGCTCTtacataacaaatataaaaaaataattatcacatCATAGACAAAAAGAATTGGAACGTTCAATAATCAGACTTATCAATACTGGACAACATATACTGTTTCGATTCGCCACAAAACCGAGAGAGTGTAGGTCAGGATCTGAAAAGGTGTCAAGCAGAAAGTCAATTTTGCATTAAATTTTTCAGAGTACTAGACATCGATTAATATTttaaccgaggtagtaggcTAGGATCTGAAAAGGTGTCAGGCAAAAAAG
This window of the Vigna angularis cultivar LongXiaoDou No.4 chromosome 7, ASM1680809v1, whole genome shotgun sequence genome carries:
- the LOC108337489 gene encoding uncharacterized protein LOC108337489, with the translated sequence MANLPQSISISGASFGASSVSATKDRRMASVEHLVLELSNPDLRENALHELSKKRELFQDLAPLLWNSFGTMAALLQEIVSIYPVISPPNLTPAQSNRVCNALALLQCVASHLDTRMQFLNAHIPLYLYPFLNTTSKSRPFEYLRLTSLGVIGALVKVDDTEVISFLLSTEIIPLCLRSMEMGSELSKTVATFIVQKILLDEIGLKYICTTAERFYAVGRVLGNMVATLVEQPSCRLLKHIIRCYLRLSDNQSACEALRTCLPDMLRDATFSSCLREDPTARRWLQQLLHNIGVNRVPTLQGGGGFDHMMVS
- the LOC108337605 gene encoding ribonuclease 3-like protein 2 isoform X2, with the translated sequence MEASVAEVERILCYRFKNGKLLEEALTHSSFTEGVSYERLEFIGDPIISLAISNYLFLAYPKLDPGRLSILRAANISTEKLARVAVRYGLHVFVRHHAQPLMDQVERFAEAVSLENPSVVSHGGSVKAPKILADIVESIAGAIYVDVGCDLEKLWKYFRRILEPIVTPGDLEQQPQPVSTLFEICQKRGKRVEFKHVRTKTASIANVFVDGKFIASASSAQKDLAKLEAAKIALDTLTSLVTPPTSIKSSNREIQLNFCTDEDGKITVDAAKHRLHEYCESKKWSKPIYR
- the LOC108337605 gene encoding ribonuclease 3-like protein 2 isoform X1, translating into MEASVAEVERILCYRFKNGKLLEEALTHSSFTEGVSYERLEFIGDPIISLAISNYLFLAYPKLDPGRLSILRAANISTEKLARVAVRYGLHVFVRHHAQPLMDQVERFAEAVSLENPSVVSHGGSVKAPKILADIVESIAGAIYVDVGCDLEKLWKYFRRILEPIVTPGDLEQQPQPVSTLFEICQKRGKRVEFKHVRTKTASIANVFVDGKFIASASSAQKDLAKLEAAKIALDTLTSLVTPPTSIKSSNREIQLNFCTDEDGKITVDAAKHRLHEYCESKKWSKPIYRIEKDSGPSHEKRFICSVQITIEDRILQISGCEKSRVKDSQNSAASMMLMALFEV